One window from the genome of Lentibacillus daqui encodes:
- a CDS encoding dihydrolipoamide acetyltransferase family protein produces MATEKITMPQLGESVTEGTISSWLVKVGDKVNKYDPIAEILTDKVNAEVPSTFTGVVKELVAQEGDTIPVGELIGYIETEEAIKNEQGATKADENQEIVHAVQEDIETDQSMKTRYSPAVLRMAQENNIDLTKVNGSGRSGRITRKDIEKIIASGKTPEPTTAEQTAQDQQTHQTIQQPSLSAGLEQQTTNTGDIEIPVTGVRKTIAQNMVRSKQEIPHAWMTVEVDVTDLVSYRNQIKDDFKQKEGFGLTFFAFFVKAVAQGLKEYPQLNSTWAGDKIIRKKDIHISIAVANEDKLFVPVIKHADEKSIKGIAKEIYALADKARTGKLTPDDMQGGTFTVNNTGTFGSIHSMGVINHPQAAILQVESIVKRPMIINDMFAARDMVNLSLSLDHRILDGLVCGRFLAKVKAILENMNKDTTSIY; encoded by the coding sequence CTGGTTGGTAAAAGTCGGCGATAAGGTGAATAAATATGACCCAATCGCAGAGATATTGACCGATAAAGTGAACGCTGAGGTACCATCCACATTTACGGGTGTGGTAAAAGAGCTCGTTGCCCAAGAAGGAGATACCATTCCGGTTGGTGAACTAATCGGTTATATCGAAACAGAAGAAGCAATAAAAAATGAACAGGGCGCAACCAAAGCAGATGAAAATCAGGAAATAGTTCATGCAGTCCAGGAGGATATTGAAACGGATCAATCCATGAAAACCCGGTATTCCCCTGCTGTATTACGGATGGCCCAGGAAAATAATATTGATTTGACCAAGGTAAATGGAAGTGGGAGAAGCGGCCGGATAACCAGGAAGGATATCGAAAAAATAATCGCATCCGGAAAGACACCGGAACCGACAACAGCAGAACAAACGGCACAAGACCAACAAACACATCAAACGATCCAACAACCATCATTATCTGCTGGTCTCGAGCAACAGACAACTAACACCGGGGATATTGAAATCCCAGTTACCGGCGTGCGTAAAACAATTGCCCAGAATATGGTTCGTTCCAAACAGGAAATTCCCCATGCCTGGATGACCGTTGAAGTAGATGTGACAGATCTTGTATCGTATCGTAATCAAATCAAAGATGACTTTAAACAAAAAGAGGGATTTGGGCTTACCTTCTTTGCCTTCTTTGTCAAAGCTGTCGCCCAAGGATTAAAAGAATATCCGCAACTCAACAGCACCTGGGCAGGCGATAAAATTATCCGAAAAAAGGATATTCATATATCAATTGCAGTAGCGAATGAAGATAAATTATTTGTTCCGGTAATTAAACATGCCGATGAAAAAAGTATTAAAGGCATTGCAAAAGAAATCTACGCGCTTGCCGACAAAGCGCGTACCGGCAAGTTAACCCCGGATGATATGCAGGGTGGTACATTTACGGTGAACAACACCGGTACGTTTGGCTCGATACATTCCATGGGCGTTATTAATCATCCACAAGCAGCAATTCTCCAGGTGGAATCAATTGTCAAACGCCCAATGATTATTAATGACATGTTTGCTGCCAGAGATATGGTGAACCTATCCCTGTCACTGGATCACCGGATTTTGGATGGCCTTGTTTGCGGCAGATTTTTGGCAAAGGTTAAAGCAATATTGGAAAACATGAATAAAGATACAACATCGATTTATTAG
- a CDS encoding BrxA/BrxB family bacilliredoxin, whose amino-acid sequence MDFNLFMNDVVDAARRDIVEAGYEELKSPEQVDEALNRKGTTLVMVNSTCGCAGGVARPAAANAIHYDKRPDNLVTVFAGQDQEATEQARTYFEGYPPSSPSFAFLKDGKIVTMLERHDIEGFTAMDVMGKLQHIFDENCEEV is encoded by the coding sequence ATGGATTTTAATCTATTTATGAATGATGTAGTCGATGCTGCACGCAGAGATATCGTCGAAGCTGGATACGAAGAATTGAAGAGTCCAGAACAAGTAGATGAGGCACTCAACCGTAAAGGGACAACGCTGGTAATGGTTAATTCAACTTGTGGTTGTGCCGGTGGTGTTGCTCGTCCAGCTGCTGCAAACGCCATTCATTATGATAAACGACCAGATAATCTGGTAACTGTTTTTGCCGGACAGGATCAGGAAGCAACCGAGCAGGCCAGAACCTATTTTGAAGGATATCCGCCTTCATCACCATCGTTTGCTTTTCTAAAAGACGGAAAAATTGTGACAATGCTGGAGCGTCATGATATTGAAGGTTTTACAGCGATGGATGTAATGGGTAAACTGCAACATATTTTTGATGAAAATTGTGAAGAAGTATAA
- a CDS encoding aromatic acid exporter family protein gives MKIGYRTIKTAIGTPVAITLAQLVGVTNYVSAGILTMLCIQPSRKRSVLSAWDRFLACTLALIFSFVFFETIGYNPISVGIMLLLFIPVTVLLKVSQGIATSSVIILQLYGAGHITVRFIFEEFLLILVGVGVGLLVNLYMPSLEKKLKRMQRKLEKNFQTILMEIASYIRDRNESWSGKEITEVEHILEEANDLVERDMENHLLRQKHPYQDYFIMRKEQFEVLRRMLPLVTKLPNTVTISESIADFFEKLSQSVHPENTAELFLDELENLKKEFDEEPLPKTQEEFETRANLFRLLHDIEDYLILKKKYKASDVDKNKKTGTDQTGR, from the coding sequence GTGAAAATTGGCTATCGGACCATTAAAACAGCAATAGGTACACCGGTTGCGATTACGCTCGCTCAATTGGTTGGTGTAACTAATTATGTATCTGCGGGTATTTTAACGATGCTGTGTATTCAGCCATCAAGAAAACGATCCGTCTTAAGTGCGTGGGATCGCTTTTTGGCATGTACATTAGCACTCATTTTCTCTTTTGTATTTTTTGAAACAATCGGCTATAATCCAATATCAGTGGGAATTATGCTGTTACTGTTTATTCCCGTTACCGTACTTCTAAAAGTATCACAAGGTATTGCCACAAGTTCGGTTATTATTTTGCAGTTATATGGTGCCGGACACATTACTGTACGATTTATTTTCGAAGAGTTCTTATTGATATTGGTAGGAGTTGGCGTTGGATTACTGGTTAATTTATATATGCCTAGTTTGGAAAAAAAGTTAAAACGAATGCAGCGAAAATTGGAAAAAAACTTTCAAACGATTCTTATGGAAATTGCCTCGTACATACGGGATAGAAATGAATCATGGAGTGGAAAAGAAATTACCGAGGTAGAACATATTCTGGAAGAAGCGAATGACCTTGTGGAACGGGATATGGAAAATCATTTACTGAGACAGAAGCACCCCTATCAGGATTACTTTATCATGCGGAAAGAACAGTTTGAAGTTTTGCGGCGAATGCTTCCGCTTGTCACCAAACTGCCAAATACCGTAACTATTTCGGAATCGATTGCCGACTTTTTTGAGAAATTATCCCAATCCGTCCATCCTGAGAATACGGCAGAACTGTTTTTGGATGAACTGGAAAACCTCAAGAAAGAGTTTGACGAAGAACCACTGCCAAAGACACAGGAGGAATTTGAAACAAGGGCAAACCTGTTTCGATTGCTGCATGATATTGAAGACTATTTAATATTGAAAAAGAAATACAAGGCAAGCGATGTGGACAAAAATAAAAAGACTGGTACCGACCAAACAGGCCGGTAG
- the prli42 gene encoding stressosome-associated protein Prli42, whose translation MVQKPKNKQVKPTQKKHSKQQKRFKLIVYLMILAMLLTSLTTGLAMFL comes from the coding sequence GTGGTACAAAAACCAAAAAACAAACAAGTAAAACCAACGCAAAAGAAACACTCAAAACAACAGAAACGATTTAAACTTATTGTCTACCTGATGATACTTGCCATGCTTTTAACATCACTTACAACTGGACTAGCCATGTTTTTATAG
- a CDS encoding M20/M25/M40 family metallo-hydrolase: MVQINQDRLVEEFMELVQIDSETGQESKIAEVLKQKFTDLGLDVVEDDSKSETGHGAGNLICHLEGTKDNVDTIYFTSHMDTVVPGNGVKPSIQDGYIVSDGTTILGSDDKAGLAAILEMIRTLKENEIEHGDIQFVITVGEESGLVGAKSLDPAMLKAKYGYAIDSDGTVGDIVVAAPTQAKIFAVMKGKTAHAGVAPENGISAITLAAKAVAKMPLGRIDEETTANIGRFEGGKQTNIVCDYVEILAEARSLVPKKMEEQVAKMKEAFESTANELGGSAEVNVKVMYPGFKQTQGDQVVEVARNAAKAIGRESKLLKSGGGSDANVIAGFGIPTVNLAVGYEDIHTTNERIPVDELVKVTELITAIAQEAAKQ; encoded by the coding sequence ATGGTTCAAATAAATCAAGATCGTCTAGTAGAAGAATTTATGGAATTAGTGCAGATTGATTCGGAAACAGGTCAGGAAAGTAAAATAGCAGAGGTCTTAAAACAAAAGTTTACAGACTTAGGTCTTGATGTTGTAGAAGATGATAGTAAGTCAGAGACAGGACATGGTGCAGGAAACTTAATTTGCCATTTGGAAGGAACAAAGGACAATGTGGATACGATTTATTTTACATCACATATGGATACAGTTGTCCCTGGAAATGGTGTCAAACCCTCCATTCAGGATGGATATATTGTTTCTGATGGAACAACCATTCTTGGCTCTGATGATAAAGCCGGACTAGCGGCTATCCTGGAAATGATTCGTACTTTAAAAGAAAACGAGATCGAACATGGTGATATCCAATTCGTTATCACGGTAGGAGAAGAATCCGGTTTAGTTGGTGCAAAATCCTTGGATCCGGCAATGCTTAAGGCGAAATACGGCTATGCAATTGATAGTGATGGTACGGTAGGGGATATTGTTGTTGCCGCACCTACGCAGGCCAAAATATTTGCGGTCATGAAAGGAAAGACTGCCCATGCCGGAGTTGCACCGGAGAATGGTATATCGGCCATCACCCTTGCAGCCAAAGCAGTTGCAAAAATGCCTTTGGGCCGAATTGATGAAGAAACGACTGCCAATATTGGCCGATTCGAAGGTGGAAAACAGACGAACATTGTTTGCGATTATGTGGAAATATTAGCGGAAGCACGCTCGCTTGTTCCGAAAAAGATGGAGGAACAGGTGGCGAAAATGAAAGAAGCATTTGAATCAACGGCGAACGAACTTGGAGGCAGTGCCGAAGTAAATGTGAAAGTGATGTATCCAGGTTTCAAGCAAACACAGGGTGACCAAGTTGTTGAAGTAGCTCGCAATGCTGCCAAAGCAATCGGCAGGGAGAGCAAATTGTTAAAAAGCGGCGGCGGTAGTGATGCGAACGTGATTGCTGGATTTGGCATTCCAACGGTGAATTTAGCCGTTGGTTATGAGGATATTCATACGACCAATGAACGCATTCCTGTTGACGAACTGGTCAAAGTTACGGAATTAATCACTGCAATTGCTCAAGAAGCAGCCAAACAATAA